One region of Drosophila teissieri strain GT53w chromosome 2L, Prin_Dtei_1.1, whole genome shotgun sequence genomic DNA includes:
- the LOC122614118 gene encoding lumican: MNLTKSATLAAAIFCIVLSQVSGQSQDEATTTKPETPKEIIKVKESKLCKKCDCYIDSNLLDCSEKLQDWLSAEDWEVLTNGDVVFKTINLEHNNLTTVPILPKYDVENLYLANNQIDSIAVGAFQNLTELITLDLSHNQLTSKVLVPDVFKGPYTEHDFAALLKLKTLNLGYNDLHSLDADLFEHIPNIEELVLCSNSFHVIDRLSETAISGLSSLKILDVSYMEIDDLPDTILHGPRDLEILIAAGNLFNQLPKALKRATNLTSLVLNENPIESLIGDNVFPPLTKLTHLSMTFMSKMYKIGSGAFSELQSLTELILSDNKLLNEIDEEALSKNVTGGQYLDYPPLEKVYLNNCNVSTLPKQLLVRWDKLKALDLRFNPWNCDNSNDYLINVLIDQVNKTTPILAKDVQCGSPTKLKDVTVLRVANEHMVESSTGSLIWIGLLVVLLIAVPTIVGAYVMKRRGCFGVFRRHDSGASSALYNRTSFNEDFHI; encoded by the exons AtgaatttaacaaaatcagCTACGTTAGCTGCAGCGATTTTTTGTATCGTTTTGAGCCAAGTTTCTGGCCAGTCGCAAGATGAAGCCACAACGACGAAGCCAGAAACCCCAAAG GAAATAATCAAAGTAAAGGAAAGCAAACTTTGTAAGAAATGCGATTGTTATATCGACAGCAACTTACTGGATTGCTCTGAAAAACTGCAAGACTGGTTATCTGCAGAGGACTGGGAAGTGCTGACCAACGGAGATGTTGTGTTCAAAACTATAAATCTGGAGCACAACAACCTGACTACCGTGCCAATCCTACCGAAATACGATGTAGAGAACTTGTACTTGGCCAACAACCAAATAGATTCCATTGCGGTGGGAGCTTTTCAGAATTTAACCGAACTAATCACACTCGATTTGTCGCATAACCAATTGACTTCAAAAGTTCTAGTACCGGATGTTTTCAAAGGTCCCTACACTGAACACGATTTTGCGGCGTTGTTAAAGCTGAAGACCCTCAACTTGGGATACAACGATCTGCATAGCTTGGATGCAGATCTGTTTGAACACATTCCCAACATAGAGGAACTCGTTCTCTGCTCAAATAGTTTTCACGTCATCGATCGACTTTCAGAAACAGCCATTTCCGGTTTGTCATCATTAAAG ATCTTGGATGTCTCTTACATGGAAATTGATGACTTACCGGATACTATTCTACATGGTCCACGAGATCTTGAAATCCTTATAGCAGCTGGAAATCTGTTTAATCAGTTACCAAAGGCCCTGAAACGTGCGACGAACTTGACCAGCCTGGTTTTGAATGAAAACCCCATCGAAAGTCTGATCGGAGACAA CGTCTTTCCACCTTTGACCAAACTGACACACCTGAGTATGACTTTTATGTCCAAGATGTACAAAATTGGGTCAGGCGCATTTAGTGAACTGCAAA GCTTAACCGAACTAATATTGTCCGATAACAAGCTGCTAAACGAAATTGATGAGGAGGCTTTATCCAAGAACGTAACTGGAGGCCAGTACTTGGACTATCCGCCATTGGAAAag GTTTACTTGAATAATTGCAACGTATCGACTCTGCCGAAACAACTACTAGTGCGATGGGATAAACTTAAGGCTCTGGATCTGAGATTCAACCCGTGGAATTGCGACAATTCCAATGACTACTTGATCAACGTTTTAATAGACCAAGTCAACAAGACCACGCCCATTCTGGCCAAAGATGTCCAGTGCGGCAGCCCAACCAAGTTAAAGGACGTTACGGTGCTCAGAGTGGCGAATGAACACATGGTAGAAAGTTCGACGGGCAGTCTTATATGGATTGGACTCCTGGTTGTTCTGCTCATCGCCGTGCCAACCATCGTTGGCGCCTACGTGATGAAGAGGCGCGGCTGCTTTGGCGTCTTCAGGCGCCATGACAGCGGTGCTAGCAGTGCTCTCTATAATAGGACTAGTTTCAATGAGGATTTCCATATTTAA
- the LOC122626149 gene encoding 28S ribosomal protein S7, mitochondrial, translating to MSFLGKIAEKTSRFSCLRLMSVYPTHYVEPIVQKDKQLEQKNDLSQLYHVPIKAAVNKSSDTIFHDDTKHKMINYITKKGNSALARTLLSKTLELIKRTQTEHMNLAKGEKTTINTNPETLLQQAVENCRPLLQVTAIKRGGVTYQVPVPITTKRSYFLAMKWLLEAAREKERKVSLPEKLAWEILDAAHGQGRVIKRKDDLHRQCESNRAYAHYRWS from the exons ATGTCGTTTTTAGGAAAAATTGCTGAGAAAACTTCAAGGTTCAG cTGCCTTCGATTGATGTCGGTTTATCCCACACACTACGTCGAACCAATTGTACAAAAAGATAAACAACTTGAGCAAAAGAATGATCTATCCCAGCTTTATCATGTGCCAATCAAGGCGGCGGTCAACAAATCGTCTGATACTATTTTCCACGACGATACAAAACATAAAATGATAAATTATATAACGAAAAAGGGGAACAGTGCCTTGGCCAGAACACTTTTGTCAAAGACGCTGGAGTTGATAAAACGCACCCAGACGGAGCACATGAATCTGGCCAAAGGGGAGAAGACAACTATCAACACCAATCCCGAAACGCTCCTGCAACAAGCCGTTGAAAATTGTCGTCCGCTCCTCCAAGTGACCGCCATAAAACGTGGTGGAGTCACCTACCAAGTCCCTGTTCCCATCACCACAAAGCGGTCATACTTTCTGGCCATGAAGTGGCTCCTGGAAGCTGCCCGAGAGAAGGAGCGTAAGGTGTCCCTTCCCGAAAAGCTAGCCTGGGAGATTCTCGACGCAGCCCATGGCCAAGGAAGAGTCATCAAGCGAAAGGACGATCTGCACAGGCAGTGCGAGAGCAACCGCGCCTACGCACATTACCGATGGAGCTAA
- the LOC122619885 gene encoding dolichyl-diphosphooligosaccharide--protein glycosyltransferase subunit 1, whose amino-acid sequence MYVSKFEASMATNFVIYLALGALLCLATAKGEIVNTNVERTLDLTSQLVKTTTKISAEDSAGKPIVEYVFFTSEPSLAYIAVKDSGDKSVPFKRNEPVKGEQSFTFTFPKAAAKQTFVVETVASKGIRPHPEEIRQNDKQFVRYSGNLHLYSKYRTTSQKTNVKLSSSNILSHTQVKPFSVSSNKITLGPYDNAEAFSQEALVIHYENSAPFVTVNTLERTLEISHWGNIAVQESIQMTHTGAKLKGSFSRYDFQKEGRSGLAALKSYKTYLPASASGVYYRDTNGNISTSNMNAVRDFIELELRPRFPLFGGWKTQYTLGYNVPSYEYMFNDGNKYQLKMHLIDHIYDNMAIDDATIKIILPEGSSDIRLSTPYSISRLPNELVHTYLDTIGRPVVSFSKSNLVESHISDFTLYYSFSKTSMLQEPLLVSGFIYIIFLFTIIFLRLDFSITSHAHKE is encoded by the exons ATGTACGTGTCCAAATTCGAGGCGAGCATGGCTAcgaattttgttatttatctAGCCCTTGGCGCACTCCTCTGCCTAGCCACAGCGAAGGGGGAAATAGTGAACACAAATGTGGAGCGAACGCTGGACCTAACATCGCAGCTGGTGAAGACCACCACAAAGATATCGGCGGAAGACTCAGCCGGCAAGCCCATCGTCGAATACGTGTTTTTCACATCGGAGCCCAGTTTGGCGTACATTGCCGTGAAGGATAGTGGCGACAAGAGTGTGCCGTTCAAGCGAAATGAGCCCGTAAAGGGGGAACAGAGCTTCACGTTCACCTTCCCCAAGGCGGCCGCCAAGCAGACTTTTGTCGTCGAGACCGTAGCCTCCAAGGGCATCCGCCCACATCCGGAGGAGATTCGGCAGAACGACAAGCAGTTCGTTAGATATTCGGGCAATCTGCACCTCTACTCCAAGTACAGAACCACCAGCCAGAAGACCAATGTCAAGCTCAGCTCCTCGAACATTTTGTCGCACACCCAGGTCAAGCCCTTCTCGGTGTCCTCCAACAAGATCACCCTGGGACCCTACGACAACGCAGAGG CCTTCAGCCAGGAGGCACTGGTCATCCACTATGAGAACTCCGCGCCTTTCGTCACCGTCAATACCCTGGAGCGTACCCTGGAGATATCGCATTGGGGCAACATTGCCGTCCAGGAGTCCATTCAGATGACGCACACAGGGGCCAAGCTGAAGGGATCCTTCTCGCGCTACGATTTCCAGAAGGAAGGACGCTCCGGACTGGCGGCCCTTAAGTCGTACAAGACATACTTGCCGGCATCCGCATCTGGCGTCTATTACCGCGACACCAATGGCAACATTTCCACCTCCAACATGAACGCGGTGCGAGACTTCATCGAGCTCGAGCTCCGTCCGCGCTTCCCGCTCTTTGGCGGCTGGAAAACGCAGTACACTCTGGGCTACAATGTACCCTCGTACGAATACATGTTCAACGATGGCAACAAGTACCAGCTGAAGATGCACCTTATCGATCACATCTACGACAATATGGCCATCGATGATGCCACCATCAAGATTATTCTGCCCGAGGGATCCAGTGACATTAGGCTTTCCACACCCTACTCCATCAGCAGATTGCCCAACGAGCTGGTGCACACCTATCTGGACACCATTGGCCGCCCGGTGGTCTCGTTCTCCAAATCCAACTTGGTCGAAAGCCACATTTCGGACTTCACGCTCTACTACAGCTTCTCGAAGACTTCTATGCTGCAGGAACCTCTGCTGGTCAGCGGCTTTATTTATATCATCTTCTTGTTCACTATCATCTTCTTACGCTTGGACTTTTCGATTACATCCCATGCCCATAAGGAATAA
- the LOC122625904 gene encoding probable dolichyl pyrophosphate Man9GlcNAc2 alpha-1,3-glucosyltransferase, giving the protein MRSEILATAFLGLAVRSIISIYSYSGFDSPPMYGDYEAQRHWQEITVNLQVGEWYTNSSNNDLQYWGLDYPPLTAYHSYLMGRIGRSIDPRFVELHKSRGFQSKEHKRFMRATVVSADVLIYLPAILFVAYSIDKTFRSNDKLFLFTLVAVYPGQTLIDNGHFQYNNISLGLAAVAIAAILRRRFYTAAFFFTLALNYKQMELYHSLPFFAFLLGECVSQKSFAAFVVQITRIAAVVLATFAILWVPWLGSLQAALQVLHRLFPVARGVFEDKVANVWCAVNVVWKLKKHISNDQMALVCIACTLIASLPTNVLLFRRRTNVGFLLALFNTSLAFFLFSFQVHEKTILLAALPALFLIKWWPHEMIIFLEVTVFSMLPLLAKDELLVPAVVSTVAFHLIFRCFYPISKLSNEYPLKYMANMSHLLMMSILVASLTVPAPSKYPDLWPLIISVTSCGHFLLFFLWGNVQQFTSKLS; this is encoded by the exons atgaGATCCGAAATTTTGGCAACCGCCTTTTTGGGCCTGGCGGTTAGGTCGATAATTTCGATATACTCCTACTCCGGTTTCGATTCCCCGCCGATGTATGGCGACTACGAGGCCCAGCGCCACTGGCAGGAGATCACGGTGAATCTGCAAGTGGGCGAATGGTACACAAACAGCTCCAACAACGATCTTCAGTATTGGGGCCTGGATTATCCGCCTCTGACGGCCTACCACAGCTATTTGATGGGTCGGATAGGACGATCCATTGACCCCCGCTTCGTCGAGCTGCACAAAAGCAGAGGATTCCAGTCGAAGGAGCACAAACGCTTCATGCGCGCAACAGTTGTGTCTGCTGACGTCCTCATCTATTTGCCGGCAATATTGTTCGTGGCCTATTCCATAGATAAAACGTTTCGAAGCAATGATAAATTGTTTCTCTTCACGTTGGTGGCGGTGTATCCAGGCCAAACACTCATCGACAATGGACACTTTCAGTATAATAACATATCACTGGGCTTGGCCGCCGTGGCAATTGCGGCAATCTTGCGAAGAAGATTCTACACGGCTGCGTTTTTCTTCACATTAGCCCTTAACTATAAGCAAATGGAGCTGTATCACAGCCTGCCGTTCTTTGCATTTCTTCTGGGTGAATGTGTTAGCCAAAAGAG ctttgctgcttttgtcGTTCAAATCACACGGATAGCAGCCGTCGTCTTAGCGACATTTGCTATTTTATGGGTTCCCTGGCTGGGATCTCTTCAAGCCGCACTTCAAGTACTTCATCGCCTGTTTCCTGTCGCCCGAGGAGTTTTTGAGGACAAGGTGGCAAATGTTTGGTGTGCCGTAAACGTAGTTTGGAAACTAAA GAAGCATATTAGCAATGATCAAATGGCCCTTGTGTGCATTGCCTGCACTTTAATTGCATCTTTGCCAACAAATGTTCTGCTTTTTCGAAGACGAACTAATGTCGGATTTCTACTAGCTCTCTTCAACACGAGCCTggctttctttttgttttcgtttcaa GTTCACGAGAAGACAATTTTGTTGGCTGCCTTACCAGCCCTTTTCCTAATCAAATGGTGGCCCCACGAAATGATTATATTTCTGGAAGTAACCGTGTTCAGCATGTTACCTCTTCTCGCAAAAGATGAATTATTGGTGCCAGCGGTTGTGTCCACTGTGGCTTTTCATTTGATATTCAGATGTTTTTATCCAATATCAAAGCTCAGCAACGAATATCCACTCAAGTACATGGCAAATATGTCGCACCTTCTGATGATGAGTATTTTGGTTGCTTCTTTGACAGTCCCGGCACCTTCAAAGTATCCTGATCTTTGGCCCCTTATTATTTCTGTTACAAGCTGTGGACACTTCTTGTTATTCTTCTTGTGGGGAAATGTTCAACAATTTACCAGCAAGTTAAGTTAG
- the LOC122614128 gene encoding cyclin-dependent kinase 1: MEDFEKIEKIGEGTYGVVYKGRNRLTGQIVAMKKIRLESDDEGVPSTAIREISLLKELKHENIVCLEDVLMEENRIYLIFEFLSMDLKKYMDSLPVDKHMESELVRSYLYQITSAILFCHRRRVLHRDLKPQNLLIDKSGLIKVADFGLGRSFGIPVRIYTHEIVTLWYRAPEVLLGSPRYSCPVDIWSIGCIFAEMATRKPLFQGDSEIDQLFRMFRILKTPTEDIWPGVTSLPDYKNTFPCWSTNQLTNQLKNLDANGIDLIQKMLIYDPVHRISAKDILEHPYFNGFQSGLVRN, from the exons ATGGAGGATTTCGAGAAAATTGAGAAGATTGGCGAAGGCACATATGGTGTGGTATATAAGGGACGCAATCGCCTGACGGGCCAAATTGTGGCGATGAAGAAAATCCGCTTGGAGTCCGACGACGAAGGCGTTCCATCAACCGCGATCAG AGAAATTTCGTTGCTCAAGGAGCTGAAACATGAAAACATTGTCTGTTTGGAGGATGTTTTGATGGAGGAGAATCgcatatatttgatttttgaattccTATCGATGGACCTCAAGAAATACATGGATTCGCTGCCAGTTGATAAGCACATGGAGAGTGAATTGGTCCGAAGCTATTTGTACCAAATAACCAGCGCCATTCTGTTCTGCCATCGTCGGCGAGTACTTCACCGTGATCTTAAGCCGCAGAACTTACTTATCGACAAGAGTGGCCTTATAAAAGTCGCCGACTTTGGACTTGGCCGCTCCTTTGGCATTCCGGTGCGCATTTATACCCACGAGATTGTGACCTTGTGGTACAGAGCGCCGGAAGTGCTACTGGGATCTCCCCGGTATTCCTGTCCCGTCGATATCTGGTCCATTGGGTGCATATTCGCGGAAATGGCAACGAGAAAGCCGCTGTTCCAGGGCGACTCGGAAATCGACCAGTTATTTAGAATGTTCAG AATTCTCAAAACACCTACCGAAGACATTTGGCCGGGCGTTACTTCGCTACCCGACTATAAGAACACGTTCCCCTGCTGGTCCACGAACCAATTGACCAACCAGTTGAAGAATCTCGACGCGAATGGTATTGATCTCATTCAAAAGATGTTAATCTACGATCCCGTTCATCGCATTTCCGCCAAGGACATTTTGGAGCACCCCTATTTCAATGGTTTTCAATCGGGCTTAGTTCGAAATTAA
- the LOC122625895 gene encoding uncharacterized protein LOC122625895 produces MEPKRWHLHLSCFLLLLSSTFSDVGKITSSQNHFGNTIQSQFNTKNNTRVIAQKGGLAILPCVVKVNSPATVSWIRRKDFQLLTVGLSTHSSDKRFLVEHTRHMGHWSLRIKAVREEDRGFYECQLSIYPTQSIVIELKIVEAVAEISSAPELHIDETSTLRLECKLKRATENPAFVFWYHDSKMINYDSQGGFVVTSIGQSNPQSGLIFRNSPANKSRPTMPMESSNGGVLNSLLGSSDAFKAPANVPSSTPYMQQHQSAYLLNPSVSVLTVKQVNFRHAGNYTCAPSNARPASITVHVLRGEKTAAMQHANRSILDTETNGNGTFGLITLGGLNGASSATVAGGILYFSGMFLLMSAVALDRFSLAGTHKVFVAFIIVTMHS; encoded by the exons ATGGAACCGAAAAGATGGCACTTGCATTTATCATGTTTTTTGCTACTCCTTAGTTCAACTTTTTCTG ATGTCGGGAAGATTACGTCGTCTCAAAATCACTTTGGAAACACAATACAAAGTCAATTTAATACGAAGAACAATACTCGAGTTATTGCACAAAAAGGAGGACTTGCGATTCTGCCCTGTGTGGTCAAAGTTAACTCCCCAGCTACG GTTTCCTGGATACGCAGAAAGGACTTTCAACTCCTGACAGTGGGCCTATCCACCCACAGTAGTGACAAGCGATTCTTGGTGGAGCATACACGGCACATGGGCCACTGGTCCCTTAGAATAAAAGCAGTTCGCGAGGAAGATCGCGGATTTTACGAGTGTCAATTGTCAATTTATCCAACTCAGTCAATAGTTATAGAATTAAAGATTGTCG AAGCGGTAGCTGAAATTTCGAGTGCACCGGAACTGCATATTGATGAGACTTCTACTCTGCGACTTGAATGCAAACTGAAGCGAGCTACCGAGAAtcctgcatttgttttttg GTACCATGATAGTAAAATGATCAATTACGACTCACAAGGCGGCTTCGTTGTGACATCGATTGGGCAGAGCAATCCGCAGAGTGGACTGATTTTCAGGAATTCGCCGGCGAACAAATCGCGCCCCACCATGCCAATGGAGTCCAGCAATGGCGGCGTCCTCAACAGCCTACTGGGCAGCTCGGACGCCTTCAAGGCACCGGCCAATGTCCCCTCCTCCACGCCCTATATGCAACAACATCAGTCCGCCTATCTCCTGAATCCCTCGGTCAGTGTGCTCACTGTGAAGCAAGTCAATTTCCGTCATGCCGGCAACTACACATGTGCTCCATCAAATGCCCGTCCTGCCAGCATTACAGTGCATGTTTTACGGG GTGAGAAAACGGCGGCCATGCAGCACGCCAATCGGAGTATTTTGGATACGGAGACCAACGGCAACGGCACCTTCGGATTGATCACTTTGGGTGGGCTGAATGGAGCCAGTAGCGCAACTGTGGCCGGGGGAATCTTGTACTTCTCCGGCATGTTCCTGCTGATGAGCGCGGTGGCATTAGATCGATTCTCATTAGCGGGAACTCACAAGGTATTCGTAGCATTTATAATAGTCACTATGCATAGCTGA